A stretch of [Clostridium] scindens DNA encodes these proteins:
- a CDS encoding LysR family transcriptional regulator, with amino-acid sequence MNPTSFLYFLTVCKTCSFSKAAELLYISPQGVSKAIKKLEDELQCALFVRTPEGLILTASGEILKKHAQIITEEYALLRKDLSELNKKEVILGTTLGVYQVLNLPLLKILQEKYPDFSISYIESWDLQCEENVYDHIYDLVLTSGPVDAVKFNSDILHTSAVCALVPDGHPLYGKPLIRLDDLRPYPLMLISRQFRIFHYFCERCRLHGFEPMIYDTAVMVENMIRVCPDLEVIGIAIDSFIEDRQPDNYRIVPLPAEEVHWELALISAKDHSLSPQVRQVRDTILNLLRLP; translated from the coding sequence TTTTTATATTTTCTGACTGTCTGCAAAACTTGCAGTTTTTCAAAAGCCGCGGAACTTTTATACATCTCTCCCCAGGGAGTCAGCAAAGCCATCAAAAAACTGGAGGATGAACTTCAGTGCGCGCTTTTTGTCCGTACTCCCGAAGGGCTGATCCTGACTGCGTCCGGAGAAATCCTGAAAAAGCATGCGCAGATAATCACTGAAGAGTATGCCTTGCTAAGAAAAGACCTCTCCGAACTTAACAAAAAGGAAGTTATCCTAGGCACTACACTGGGCGTCTACCAGGTACTCAATCTCCCTTTGCTTAAAATTCTCCAGGAAAAATATCCGGACTTCTCCATCAGTTATATCGAATCGTGGGATTTACAGTGCGAGGAAAATGTGTACGATCATATCTATGATCTTGTCTTGACTTCAGGGCCTGTGGATGCCGTCAAATTCAACTCGGATATTTTGCATACTTCCGCAGTATGCGCGCTGGTTCCTGACGGCCATCCATTATACGGCAAGCCGCTCATAAGGCTTGATGACCTGCGCCCCTATCCCCTGATGCTGATAAGCCGCCAGTTCCGAATCTTCCATTATTTCTGCGAACGCTGCCGCCTCCACGGCTTTGAGCCGATGATCTACGATACGGCGGTTATGGTAGAAAATATGATACGAGTCTGTCCGGACCTGGAAGTGATCGGCATCGCCATTGATTCTTTTATTGAGGACCGTCAGCCAGACAATTACAGGATCGTCCCGCTTCCAGCAGAAGAGGTGCACTGGGAACTGGCGCTGATATCCGCAAAGGATCATAGCCTCTCGCCCCAGGTGCGGCAGGTACGTGATACCATTCTTAATCTTTTACGATTACCCTAA